The Micromonospora krabiensis genome window below encodes:
- the mraY gene encoding phospho-N-acetylmuramoyl-pentapeptide-transferase: MRAVIVAVGVAFLISLFCTPIAIKVFTRLKAGQPIRAEGPAMHQGKKGTPTMGGVVFILATVIAYVAGHLALTTLPDQQIAQVEPTITALVLLGLMVFSGAVGFLDDFLKVRKRNSAGLNKRGKLLGQILVGAVFGVVALYFPSTMTDAAGEVTNTETVGSTTLSFIRDIPALDVTKIGAVVIFIFVVMAATNGVNLTDGLDGLATGASVMVLAAYALIAFWQYRHWCADPNYTQAYCYTVRDPLEIALIAGAAAGACVGFLWWNTSPARIFMGDTGALGLGGLIAGMAMSTRTILLLPIIGGLFVIITMSVVIQIISFRTTGKRVFRMSPLQHHFELAGWSEVNIVVRFWIIAGIGVAIALGLFYSEFLANMT, translated from the coding sequence GTGAGGGCCGTCATCGTCGCCGTCGGGGTGGCATTCCTGATCTCGCTCTTCTGCACCCCGATCGCGATCAAGGTGTTCACGCGCCTGAAGGCCGGTCAGCCGATCCGGGCCGAGGGCCCGGCGATGCACCAGGGCAAGAAGGGCACGCCGACGATGGGCGGCGTGGTGTTCATCCTCGCCACGGTCATCGCGTACGTCGCCGGCCACCTGGCCCTGACCACGCTGCCGGACCAGCAGATCGCCCAGGTGGAGCCGACGATCACGGCGCTGGTGCTGCTGGGGCTGATGGTGTTCTCCGGCGCGGTCGGCTTCCTCGACGACTTCCTCAAGGTGCGCAAGCGCAACAGCGCCGGGCTCAACAAGCGCGGCAAGCTGCTGGGGCAGATCCTCGTCGGCGCCGTCTTCGGTGTCGTCGCGCTCTACTTCCCCAGCACGATGACCGACGCGGCCGGCGAGGTGACCAACACCGAGACGGTGGGCAGCACGACGCTGAGCTTCATCCGGGACATCCCGGCGTTGGACGTCACCAAGATCGGCGCGGTCGTCATCTTCATCTTCGTGGTGATGGCGGCGACCAACGGGGTGAACCTCACCGACGGTCTCGACGGTCTGGCCACCGGCGCGTCGGTGATGGTCCTCGCCGCGTACGCGCTGATCGCGTTCTGGCAGTACCGGCACTGGTGCGCGGACCCGAACTACACCCAGGCGTACTGCTACACCGTGCGGGATCCGTTGGAGATCGCCTTGATCGCCGGTGCGGCGGCCGGCGCCTGTGTGGGCTTCCTCTGGTGGAACACCTCGCCGGCGCGAATCTTCATGGGTGACACCGGCGCGCTCGGCCTGGGCGGCCTGATCGCCGGCATGGCGATGTCGACCCGGACCATCCTGCTGCTCCCGATCATCGGTGGCCTGTTCGTGATCATCACGATGTCCGTGGTGATCCAGATCATCTCGTTCCGAACCACCGGCAAGCGGGTCTTTCGCATGTCGCCGTTGCAGCACCACTTCGAACTGGCGGGGTGGAGCGAGGTCAACATCGTGGTCCGGTTCTGGATCATCGCCGGGATCGGCGTGGCGATCGCGCTGGGCCTCTTCTACAGCGAGTTCCTCGCCAACATGACCTGA